A window of Armatimonadota bacterium contains these coding sequences:
- the tilS gene encoding tRNA lysidine(34) synthetase TilS, whose amino-acid sequence MLERFQKALSDSGLVPEGARVVVGYSGGADSTCLLHLMTLAGIDCIAAHLNHGMREAAQDEAARCRGFADDLGVSFAGGDADVPALAKDLKIGLEEAGRIARYRFFDEVLARTGADLIATAHTADDLVETVILNLVRGTGLAGLSGIPRQRENIVRPLIEFSRSEAREHCEKHKFWFHDDPANVDPANSRTVVRHQVIPLLEGVNPATKRHIVELAKQAGEEDRLLNGLAVAALEQSEHLLNGDLRFLTVDAEVAFDTQKLMTVPRALLTRALRLAAGSLGAEYDRQQTNAIVDGVFNGTSGAVTAKGGEVVAEWDDSLVHIRQLPLGASFNLPLAESGEATSDRFGWRVVSEPGDCQDFLRPRASLDAVIDASSVNGGLSARSYEEGDRIEPLGLGGSKRVSEVFGEMHLTLAARERLPIVCDSDGPIWVPGGCLAERCKVRPESDQCISLRLESARG is encoded by the coding sequence ATGCTTGAGCGATTTCAGAAAGCCCTTTCTGACAGCGGTCTCGTTCCAGAGGGAGCGAGGGTCGTCGTGGGGTACAGCGGTGGTGCAGATTCAACCTGTCTGCTACATCTGATGACGCTTGCTGGAATCGACTGCATCGCAGCGCATCTCAACCACGGGATGCGTGAGGCCGCGCAGGACGAAGCGGCGCGATGCAGGGGTTTCGCCGACGATCTCGGCGTCAGCTTTGCCGGTGGCGACGCAGACGTGCCCGCGCTCGCGAAGGACTTGAAGATCGGGCTCGAAGAGGCAGGACGGATCGCAAGGTACCGGTTTTTCGACGAAGTTCTCGCCAGAACCGGCGCAGACTTGATCGCGACGGCCCATACGGCTGACGACTTGGTCGAAACCGTCATCCTCAACCTCGTCCGCGGTACCGGGCTGGCCGGCCTGTCGGGGATTCCGCGCCAAAGGGAGAACATCGTGCGACCGCTCATCGAGTTTTCACGAAGCGAAGCGCGCGAGCATTGCGAGAAGCACAAGTTCTGGTTTCACGATGACCCGGCCAACGTTGACCCCGCCAACAGCAGAACGGTCGTGCGCCACCAGGTGATTCCGCTGCTTGAAGGGGTTAACCCCGCGACAAAGAGGCACATCGTCGAACTCGCCAAACAGGCGGGCGAAGAGGATCGCCTGCTCAACGGATTGGCCGTCGCCGCGCTTGAACAGAGCGAACATCTGCTGAACGGCGACTTGCGATTCCTCACGGTCGACGCCGAAGTGGCGTTCGATACGCAGAAGCTCATGACTGTTCCTCGTGCGCTGCTCACGCGCGCGCTGCGCCTCGCGGCGGGCAGTCTGGGCGCAGAGTACGATCGGCAACAGACGAACGCGATCGTCGACGGCGTATTCAACGGAACTAGCGGAGCCGTCACCGCCAAAGGGGGCGAGGTCGTAGCCGAGTGGGACGATTCGCTGGTGCACATCCGGCAGCTGCCCCTTGGGGCGTCGTTCAACCTCCCCTTGGCCGAGTCGGGCGAGGCGACTAGTGATCGTTTCGGCTGGCGGGTGGTTTCTGAGCCTGGAGACTGCCAGGACTTCTTGCGTCCGAGGGCGAGCCTCGACGCAGTCATCGATGCCAGCAGTGTAAATGGAGGCCTGTCCGCCCGATCATATGAAGAGGGCGACCGCATCGAGCCGCTGGGTTTGGGCGGCAGCAAGAGAGTGAGCGAGGTTTTTGGTGAGATGCATCTCACCCTCGCGGCTCGAGAGCGGCTGCCGATCGTCTGCGATTCGGACGGCCCAATTTGGGTGCCGGGCGGATGTTTGGCCGAGCGCTGTAAGGTTCGACCGGAATCTGACCAGTGCATCAGCCTCAGACTCGAATCGGCGAGAGGCTGA